One region of Faecalibacter bovis genomic DNA includes:
- a CDS encoding SusC/RagA family TonB-linked outer membrane protein, protein MKRRLTSLSFLAFLGLGALAYAQTTGVVNDADGFPESDVEVIVKGTDKVVYTDIDGTFDIDAQIGDVLVINGKEVVVTSNNLGSISYAEKKTETVELAAVNILGSIKLDPTQKIGSFETIKRDDLEQTPVASVDEVLNGRVAGLNFSTGGGQPGSANVIAIRGAGSFVGTTNPLYVIDGVVVGKGDDNSGVMTSFNPLSSIDPNQIESITVLKDASSTALYGARGANGVIVVKTKRGKFNQKTKFNASTEMSVQDIAFDKADFLNSKELVQWGGLAFYNTGDFASRLEAENYYANDVIGWDGVTDEDWTKAIQRDMSTVRTYSFSATGGSDNTSFRTGFSYYDNDPLIINSKFDRLSASLAVDHKASDRFKLGTNLNYSRVENQTYADAGAYSNPWQTRWAIIPTLPVYNADGSYNTSLLGNRDYNPVGLQRENKVGGTVNTFLASIYGDYQITNDLSFNSQFGTQYQNLDETLFWNSKFGDGARYNGYMYESQSQYTDWNWVNTLTYAKKLGDRHEFVANAGWEYQEHIGKVRSQDKQNFILDGAYMDNASQVLSVTGNKIKWTQISYFGRLNYIFDGKYTLNGQVRRDSNSTLGINDKSGIFWSVGGSWAMNKDLNIGFVDNLTLRANYGEIGNVPYADSWSNTYNSFSLLANTRNYGNEGVLILDRAGNPDLVWETSKQLNIGLDYSVLNGLVSGTIDVYNKKTEDAIFPVEVPGETPSSPNSIMKNVGEIVNKGIESTITVRPFRGAFNWNISANFAYNKSEVGDLIDNDAIYLEGGNKAVQSGRLFGEYYMVGWAGVDASNGNPLFYTDASETETTSNYNEASKYFQGKSPFPKYMAGLRNDFSYKNVTLSVFLSGQFEYSVIDRYSNYIYNDGAYYDINVYKESLTDSWTPQNTTASNPMQVYGNGTGSNKMSTRFLRDGDHIRLKEVKLAYSLGDVLSKSGISNLTVYLRGTNLATWVFDDKLTFDPETNSNGYTFGWQGKGTYDYTSPIMRSVSVGVSVDF, encoded by the coding sequence ATGAAGAGAAGATTAACATCTTTGAGTTTTTTAGCTTTCCTAGGTTTAGGTGCTTTAGCTTATGCTCAAACAACAGGTGTGGTAAATGATGCTGACGGTTTTCCAGAATCAGATGTTGAGGTTATCGTAAAAGGTACTGATAAAGTAGTTTACACTGATATTGATGGTACTTTTGATATAGATGCTCAAATTGGTGATGTATTAGTAATCAATGGAAAAGAAGTAGTTGTTACTTCTAATAATTTAGGTTCTATCAGCTACGCTGAAAAGAAAACTGAAACTGTAGAATTAGCAGCTGTTAATATTTTAGGTTCTATTAAATTAGATCCAACTCAGAAAATTGGTTCTTTCGAAACAATTAAACGTGATGATTTAGAGCAAACGCCAGTTGCTTCAGTTGATGAGGTATTAAATGGTCGTGTAGCTGGTTTAAATTTTTCTACAGGTGGTGGACAACCAGGTTCTGCTAACGTAATTGCAATTCGTGGAGCAGGTTCTTTCGTAGGGACAACTAATCCATTATATGTTATTGATGGTGTTGTTGTAGGTAAAGGTGATGATAACTCAGGAGTAATGACTTCTTTCAATCCATTATCATCTATTGATCCTAATCAAATCGAATCTATTACCGTTTTAAAAGATGCTTCTTCTACGGCGTTATATGGTGCTCGTGGTGCAAATGGAGTTATCGTTGTTAAAACTAAACGTGGTAAATTCAACCAAAAAACAAAGTTTAACGCTTCTACAGAAATGTCTGTACAAGACATCGCTTTTGATAAAGCAGATTTCTTAAACTCTAAAGAATTAGTTCAATGGGGTGGTTTAGCGTTTTACAATACAGGAGATTTTGCATCTCGTTTAGAAGCTGAAAATTATTATGCAAACGATGTAATTGGTTGGGATGGTGTAACAGACGAAGATTGGACAAAAGCCATTCAACGTGATATGTCAACTGTTCGTACATATAGTTTTTCTGCAACAGGAGGTTCTGATAATACATCTTTCCGTACAGGATTTTCTTACTACGACAATGATCCGTTAATCATCAATTCTAAATTTGATCGTTTATCTGCATCTTTAGCTGTTGATCATAAAGCATCTGATCGTTTCAAATTAGGAACAAATTTAAATTATTCTCGTGTAGAAAACCAAACGTATGCTGATGCTGGAGCTTACTCTAATCCATGGCAAACACGTTGGGCAATTATCCCAACATTACCGGTTTATAACGCAGATGGTTCTTACAACACAAGTTTATTAGGGAACAGAGATTATAACCCAGTAGGTTTACAAAGAGAGAATAAAGTAGGAGGTACAGTAAATACTTTCTTAGCTTCTATTTATGGTGATTATCAAATTACGAATGATTTATCTTTCAATTCTCAATTTGGTACACAATATCAAAATTTAGATGAGACATTATTTTGGAATTCTAAATTTGGAGACGGAGCAAGATATAATGGTTATATGTATGAATCTCAAAGTCAATATACAGATTGGAACTGGGTAAATACTTTAACATATGCTAAAAAATTAGGAGATCGTCATGAGTTCGTTGCTAATGCTGGTTGGGAATACCAAGAGCACATTGGTAAAGTACGTTCTCAAGACAAACAAAACTTCATTTTAGATGGTGCTTATATGGATAATGCTTCTCAAGTATTGTCTGTTACAGGTAATAAGATTAAATGGACTCAGATTTCTTACTTCGGTCGTTTAAACTACATCTTTGATGGTAAGTATACATTAAATGGACAAGTTCGTCGTGATTCTAACTCAACGTTAGGTATTAACGATAAATCAGGAATTTTCTGGTCTGTTGGTGGATCTTGGGCAATGAATAAAGATTTAAATATCGGATTTGTAGATAACTTAACGTTACGTGCAAACTACGGTGAAATCGGAAATGTTCCTTACGCAGATTCATGGTCAAACACTTACAATAGTTTCTCTTTATTAGCAAATACAAGAAACTACGGTAACGAAGGTGTTTTAATTTTAGATCGTGCAGGTAATCCAGATTTAGTATGGGAAACTTCTAAACAATTAAATATTGGTTTAGATTACTCTGTATTAAATGGTTTAGTTTCTGGTACAATCGACGTTTATAACAAGAAAACGGAAGATGCAATTTTCCCAGTAGAAGTTCCTGGTGAAACGCCATCATCTCCAAATTCAATCATGAAAAATGTTGGTGAAATTGTAAATAAAGGTATTGAATCTACAATTACAGTTCGTCCATTCCGTGGAGCATTTAACTGGAATATTTCTGCAAACTTTGCTTACAATAAATCAGAAGTTGGTGATTTAATTGACAATGATGCAATCTACTTAGAAGGTGGAAACAAAGCAGTACAATCAGGACGTTTATTCGGTGAATACTACATGGTAGGTTGGGCTGGTGTTGATGCTTCTAATGGTAATCCATTATTCTATACGGATGCATCTGAAACGGAAACAACTTCTAATTACAACGAAGCGTCTAAATATTTCCAAGGAAAATCTCCTTTCCCTAAATACATGGCTGGTTTAAGAAACGATTTTAGCTACAAAAATGTAACATTATCGGTATTTTTATCAGGACAATTCGAATATTCAGTAATCGATAGATACTCAAACTATATCTATAACGATGGTGCATATTACGATATCAATGTTTACAAAGAAAGCTTAACAGATAGCTGGACGCCACAAAATACAACTGCTTCAAATCCAATGCAGGTGTATGGAAACGGTACAGGTTCTAACAAAATGTCTACACGTTTCTTACGTGATGGAGATCACATTCGTTTAAAAGAAGTGAAATTAGCGTATAGTTTAGGTGATGTATTATCTAAATCTGGAATCAGTAATTTAACTGTTTACTTACGTGGTACTAACTTAGCTACTTGGGTATTTGATGATAAATTAACGTTCGATCCAGAGACTAACTCTAATGGTTACACATTCGGATGGCAAGGTAAAGGTACTTACGATTACACTTCTCCAATTATGCGTAGTGTTTCTGTAGGTGTTTCTGTTGATTTCTAA
- a CDS encoding acyl-CoA thioesterase: protein MEFQTYDYPITIKEHHLDTFGHVNNATYLQIYEEARWELISKKGYGLDTIRKTGKGPVILEINIKFLKELRLRENVTIHTKTLGYQGKIGKLKQWITNADGTICNEIEMTLGLFDTKERKLVEPTEEWINATT, encoded by the coding sequence ATGGAATTTCAAACTTACGATTACCCAATTACGATTAAAGAACATCATTTAGATACTTTTGGACATGTAAATAATGCGACTTATTTACAGATTTATGAAGAAGCGCGTTGGGAATTAATTTCGAAAAAAGGATACGGTTTAGATACGATTCGTAAAACAGGTAAAGGCCCTGTGATTTTAGAAATCAACATTAAATTTTTAAAAGAATTACGATTAAGAGAAAACGTAACGATACATACCAAAACGTTAGGCTATCAAGGTAAAATTGGAAAATTAAAACAATGGATTACCAATGCGGATGGAACAATTTGTAACGAAATAGAAATGACATTGGGCTTATTCGATACCAAAGAAAGAAAATTAGTTGAGCCAACTGAAGAATGGATTAACGCGACAACATAA
- a CDS encoding ABC transporter permease, with amino-acid sequence MFDRDRWSEIWSSISSNKLRTSLSGLTIALALFVFITLFGLGNGLQNGFQQQFFNANSLNITISGGTTSESYNGFKKGREIKLKDKDVNFLKNSFPDEIKYVVATIAKSDTIRNANNSGSYSVTGVYPEYEQMINEKTSYGRFINDKDMKNQSKSIVIGRLVAQDFFPGQIAIGQNLQIGKGVYNIVGIFESADGGDNAERSIYTPYTTFKTIYATDEVSSIIITPADHLSLQDIKKLAITIDYNFKVRYNINPNDFTGVRVRNAAEQMEETDQFFFILTLMVFIIGGGSLIAGIVSIGNIMVFSVKERTKEIGIRKALGATPFSVLSLIMQEAILITLVFGAIGIALATLLVENIGNSLEDYFIFNPGVDSKSLVLATVILFVAGTVSGMIPALRAAKIKPIEALRDE; translated from the coding sequence ATGTTTGATAGAGATCGTTGGAGCGAGATTTGGTCTTCAATTTCGAGTAATAAATTAAGAACTTCTTTATCGGGATTAACAATTGCGTTGGCGTTATTCGTTTTCATTACCCTTTTTGGTTTAGGAAATGGATTGCAAAACGGCTTTCAACAACAGTTTTTTAATGCAAATTCATTAAATATTACGATTTCGGGTGGGACAACTTCAGAATCTTACAATGGATTTAAAAAAGGAAGAGAAATTAAGTTAAAAGACAAAGATGTTAACTTTTTAAAAAATTCTTTTCCAGATGAGATAAAATATGTTGTAGCAACAATTGCAAAATCAGACACGATTAGGAATGCCAATAATTCAGGTAGTTATTCTGTAACCGGAGTTTATCCTGAATATGAGCAGATGATCAATGAAAAAACTTCTTATGGTCGTTTTATTAACGATAAGGATATGAAAAATCAATCCAAATCTATTGTTATTGGTCGTTTAGTTGCTCAAGATTTTTTTCCAGGTCAAATTGCAATTGGTCAAAATTTACAAATAGGAAAAGGAGTATATAATATTGTCGGAATTTTTGAAAGTGCTGATGGTGGCGATAATGCAGAACGCTCTATTTATACGCCATACACAACATTTAAAACAATTTACGCAACAGATGAAGTTTCGTCTATTATTATCACTCCTGCAGATCATTTAAGTTTACAGGATATTAAAAAATTGGCTATTACAATTGATTATAATTTTAAAGTTAGATATAATATAAATCCGAATGATTTTACTGGTGTTCGTGTCAGAAACGCAGCTGAACAGATGGAAGAAACAGATCAATTCTTTTTTATTTTAACTTTAATGGTTTTCATCATTGGAGGTGGAAGTTTGATTGCAGGAATTGTAAGTATCGGAAATATTATGGTTTTTAGCGTGAAAGAAAGAACAAAAGAAATAGGTATCCGAAAAGCACTTGGTGCAACACCTTTTAGTGTACTATCTTTAATTATGCAAGAAGCTATTTTGATAACTTTGGTTTTCGGAGCAATTGGAATTGCATTGGCTACATTATTGGTAGAAAATATTGGAAATAGTCTGGAAGATTATTTTATTTTTAATCCTGGTGTAGATTCTAAATCTTTAGTATTAGCAACTGTTATTTTGTTTGTGGCAGGTACAGTTTCTGGAATGATTCCGGCTTTACGAGCAGCAAAAATTAAACCTATAGAAGCATTAAGAGACGAATAA
- a CDS encoding efflux RND transporter periplasmic adaptor subunit, whose amino-acid sequence MKKVLKIVGIVLFIALVIGVIGYFGKKNSQDNQVYEITKPTVGNIEVKAVATGEVKPLETIEIKPNISGVIKSINVTEGEFVEKGQLIAEIRVVPNVANLNSALQTIRSAEIEVSLQQKEYNRAKTLYNQGVIPKAEFDNATAMYQNAQQSLRTAEANYQVAQTGVAPGLEKYATTRIVATTSGVILDIPVEIGNMVQEINNFSTGTTIATMADIKNMIFSGKVDEAEVGKLKEGMKINVSIGAIPNKTFTAILDFISPQGVASNGVVQFEIKAPIQLDSKYFIRAGYSANAEVITAGANNVLMIKSAHLRYDENQKPYVDVLKSGSGANAVYEKKYVTLGVTDGVNVEIKNGLTQNDQIKIWNTDLEKPDGPGPH is encoded by the coding sequence ATGAAGAAAGTTCTAAAAATTGTAGGTATAGTTTTGTTTATAGCACTTGTGATTGGTGTGATTGGATATTTTGGAAAGAAAAATAGTCAGGACAATCAAGTGTACGAAATAACAAAACCAACAGTAGGAAACATAGAGGTGAAAGCTGTTGCAACAGGAGAAGTAAAACCATTAGAAACAATTGAAATTAAACCTAATATTTCGGGGGTTATAAAATCGATAAATGTTACTGAAGGTGAATTTGTAGAAAAAGGACAGTTAATTGCAGAGATTCGAGTTGTTCCAAATGTAGCAAATTTAAATTCAGCTTTACAAACAATTCGTTCTGCAGAAATAGAGGTTAGTTTACAACAAAAAGAATACAATCGTGCAAAAACGTTATACAACCAAGGTGTAATACCGAAAGCCGAGTTTGATAATGCTACTGCAATGTATCAAAATGCTCAGCAATCTTTACGCACAGCAGAAGCAAATTATCAAGTTGCGCAAACAGGTGTTGCTCCAGGTTTAGAAAAATACGCTACGACTCGTATTGTTGCAACAACATCGGGTGTTATTTTAGATATTCCCGTAGAAATAGGAAATATGGTGCAGGAAATTAATAATTTCTCGACAGGTACTACGATTGCTACAATGGCGGATATTAAAAATATGATTTTCTCTGGGAAAGTTGATGAAGCTGAAGTTGGGAAATTAAAAGAAGGAATGAAAATCAATGTCTCAATTGGAGCAATTCCTAATAAGACATTTACGGCAATTTTAGATTTTATTTCGCCACAAGGAGTTGCAAGTAATGGTGTTGTTCAATTTGAAATTAAAGCGCCAATCCAATTAGATTCAAAATATTTTATTCGTGCAGGATATTCTGCGAATGCTGAAGTTATAACGGCTGGAGCAAATAATGTATTGATGATTAAATCAGCTCATTTGCGCTACGACGAAAATCAAAAACCTTATGTAGATGTGTTGAAATCTGGTAGTGGAGCCAATGCAGTTTATGAGAAAAAATATGTAACACTTGGAGTAACAGATGGTGTTAATGTAGAAATTAAAAATGGTTTAACTCAAAATGATCAAATTAAGATTTGGAATACAGATCTTGAAAAACCAGATGGACCAGGACCTCATTAA
- the priA gene encoding replication restart helicase PriA — MNSTYFAELILPLNLEGTFTYHLTDSDLQQIKIGQRVAVPFGTQKLYTGIIHSIHQNKPELYKTKGIHAFLDDEPIVTPFQIQFWEWISSYYMCTLGDVFRNAFPSALKLESQTFVRLINSDYENLHELNDNEYLVFEALKLRQIISVEEAALIIDAKSAIPTLKLLIDRGIIQLDEKIQEKYTPKIDNYVRIHPDIKGNDQAFIQILDSLNRAQKQRESLLQLITLETQNQGKPLKVADFVKMGSTSAVIKSLAEKGAVEIYQFQTSRVDENETEKEEIHQLTLKQNEVLNQIKEEFATKNTVLLHGVTSSGKTEIYLKLMEQVIAKGNKVIYLLPEISVTTQIVHRIKKHFGEKVGVYHSKFNQNERVELWQKILKGDFDIIIGPRNVLFMPFDQVGLVIVDEEHESSYKQMDTKPFFQARDMAMVLGSMIKAKVLLGSATPSIESYFNARQGKYGYVELTERFGKIQLPEINLVDLKKAQREKEITHDISHILRDEIIEQLKEKKQVILFQNRRGYAPIMECNSCGNTPECPNCDVSLTYHKFSNQLKCHYCGYAQAKPNRCVSCGSIELNTKGLGTEQIEHQLQEIFPEARIRRMDVDAMRGKFAYEKLIEDFENKEVDILIGTQMITKGFDFGNVNFVGVIRADSLLNFPDFRAHEKAFQLLTQVSGRAGRRAEQGKVLIQSYQPEHQILQNVTTYNYHQTMKDIIYERKEFFYPPFTRLINLRFKHTNKERLDKTAAQLVQLLKPNFDNRCLLGPEAPSVGRINNQYITDVMIKILPNQSPIKVKELIKKQIERLHTIAAYRSVKIDIDVDPM, encoded by the coding sequence ATGAACTCAACTTATTTTGCTGAACTTATTTTACCACTAAATTTAGAAGGTACGTTTACTTATCATTTAACGGATTCTGATTTACAGCAAATTAAAATAGGGCAACGTGTAGCTGTTCCTTTTGGTACGCAAAAATTATACACCGGAATCATTCATTCTATTCATCAAAACAAACCAGAGTTATACAAAACGAAAGGAATTCATGCTTTTTTGGATGATGAACCAATTGTAACGCCTTTTCAAATTCAGTTTTGGGAATGGATTTCGAGTTATTATATGTGTACGTTGGGAGATGTTTTTCGTAATGCATTTCCGTCGGCTTTAAAGTTAGAATCGCAAACTTTTGTACGATTAATAAATTCGGATTATGAAAATCTACACGAATTAAATGATAATGAGTATTTAGTTTTTGAAGCTTTAAAATTGCGCCAAATAATTTCTGTCGAAGAAGCTGCATTAATTATTGATGCCAAATCTGCAATTCCAACTTTAAAATTATTGATTGATAGAGGGATTATTCAATTGGACGAAAAAATTCAAGAGAAATACACGCCAAAAATCGATAATTATGTTCGTATTCATCCAGATATCAAAGGAAATGATCAAGCATTTATTCAAATTTTAGATTCTTTAAATCGTGCACAAAAGCAGCGCGAATCGCTTTTGCAATTAATTACCTTAGAGACTCAAAATCAAGGAAAACCTTTAAAAGTTGCAGATTTTGTAAAAATGGGTTCAACAAGTGCGGTAATTAAATCGTTAGCAGAAAAAGGTGCTGTTGAAATTTATCAATTTCAAACTTCGCGTGTGGATGAAAATGAAACTGAAAAAGAAGAAATTCATCAATTAACTTTGAAACAAAACGAAGTTTTAAATCAAATAAAAGAAGAATTTGCAACTAAAAATACAGTTTTATTACATGGTGTAACTTCCAGTGGTAAAACAGAAATTTATTTGAAGTTGATGGAGCAAGTAATTGCGAAAGGAAATAAAGTGATTTATTTATTACCAGAAATTTCTGTTACCACGCAAATCGTTCATCGTATTAAAAAGCATTTCGGTGAAAAAGTGGGTGTTTACCATTCAAAATTTAATCAAAATGAACGTGTCGAATTATGGCAAAAAATATTAAAAGGTGATTTTGATATTATCATTGGGCCACGAAACGTTTTATTTATGCCTTTCGATCAAGTCGGATTAGTGATTGTGGATGAAGAACACGAATCTTCGTACAAACAAATGGATACCAAACCATTTTTTCAAGCACGAGATATGGCAATGGTTTTAGGATCGATGATCAAAGCAAAAGTTTTGTTAGGTTCTGCAACGCCTTCAATTGAAAGTTATTTTAACGCTCGTCAAGGTAAATATGGTTATGTCGAATTGACAGAGCGTTTTGGGAAAATTCAGTTGCCTGAAATCAATTTAGTTGATTTAAAAAAAGCACAACGCGAAAAAGAAATCACACACGATATTTCACATATTCTTCGAGATGAAATTATCGAACAATTAAAAGAAAAGAAACAAGTAATTCTGTTTCAGAATCGTCGTGGTTATGCGCCGATTATGGAATGTAATTCGTGTGGTAATACGCCTGAATGTCCAAATTGTGATGTCAGTTTAACTTATCATAAATTTTCGAATCAATTAAAATGTCATTATTGCGGTTATGCGCAAGCGAAACCAAATCGATGTGTAAGTTGTGGCTCGATTGAGTTGAATACCAAAGGACTCGGAACGGAACAAATCGAACATCAACTGCAAGAGATTTTTCCAGAGGCACGAATTCGTCGTATGGATGTGGATGCGATGCGTGGGAAATTTGCGTATGAAAAATTGATAGAAGATTTTGAAAATAAAGAAGTTGATATTTTAATCGGAACACAGATGATTACCAAAGGTTTTGATTTTGGAAATGTTAATTTTGTTGGTGTAATCCGCGCAGATTCATTGCTTAATTTTCCTGATTTTCGTGCACATGAAAAAGCGTTTCAATTATTAACGCAAGTTTCAGGTCGTGCGGGTCGTCGTGCAGAACAAGGAAAAGTTTTAATTCAATCCTATCAGCCCGAACATCAAATTTTGCAAAACGTAACAACGTATAATTATCATCAAACGATGAAGGATATTATTTACGAACGTAAAGAGTTTTTTTATCCTCCGTTTACACGATTAATTAATCTTCGTTTTAAACATACAAATAAGGAAAGATTAGATAAAACAGCGGCTCAGTTGGTGCAGTTACTAAAACCAAATTTTGATAATCGATGTTTACTTGGTCCAGAAGCGCCATCGGTTGGTCGAATCAATAATCAATACATTACAGATGTGATGATTAAAATTCTTCCGAATCAATCACCAATTAAAGTGAAAGAATTAATAAAGAAACAAATTGAAAGGTTACATACAATCGCAGCTTATCGTTCGGTTAAAATAGACATAGATGTCGATCCGATGTAA
- a CDS encoding ABC transporter ATP-binding protein, translated as MISIKGLNKSYKMGKNSLHVLKGIDLDVEEGEFVAIMGSSGSGKSTLLNIIGMLDEHDSGTYELDNFRIEKLNETKAANYRNKFLGFIFQSYNLINFKNVLENVALPLYYQKVNRSDRNKIALGYLERVGLGPWANHMPNELSGGQKQRVAIARALAAKPKLLLADEPTGALDTTTSHEVMRLIQEINDEGKTILMVTHEDDIANMCKRIVRLKDGVIISDTKVNQVRV; from the coding sequence ATGATTTCGATTAAAGGTTTAAATAAATCATATAAAATGGGAAAGAATTCTCTACATGTACTAAAAGGTATCGATTTAGATGTAGAGGAAGGAGAATTTGTGGCAATTATGGGATCTTCGGGTTCCGGTAAATCAACGTTGTTGAATATTATCGGAATGTTGGATGAACATGATTCAGGAACTTATGAATTGGATAATTTTAGAATTGAAAAATTAAACGAAACAAAAGCAGCGAATTACAGAAATAAATTTTTAGGATTTATATTTCAATCCTATAATCTAATCAACTTTAAAAATGTATTAGAAAATGTTGCATTGCCCTTGTATTATCAAAAAGTAAATCGATCAGATCGTAACAAAATTGCCTTAGGTTATTTGGAGAGAGTTGGACTTGGTCCATGGGCGAATCATATGCCAAACGAACTTTCTGGTGGGCAAAAACAACGTGTAGCAATTGCACGTGCGTTGGCCGCAAAACCAAAATTACTTTTAGCTGATGAACCAACAGGAGCTTTAGATACTACAACTTCTCACGAAGTGATGCGTTTAATTCAGGAAATTAACGATGAAGGGAAAACAATATTAATGGTTACCCACGAAGATGATATTGCAAATATGTGTAAACGAATTGTGCGATTAAAAGATGGTGTAATTATTAGTGATACAAAAGTTAACCAAGTACGCGTATAG
- a CDS encoding ABC transporter permease yields MNWKLLFDIDAWTEVYAAIRKNKLRTILTMIGVAWGMFLFVLLLGLTRGMQNGFDRNLADAATNSLFVWGGTTSMPFKGFQKGRMIELKMSDVKQIEAQFPQISLIAPRNMMPNSVVAFGTKYNFYNINGDYPDQNRMFGKDIIKGRFIDEDDIKNETKVCVLGVEVMENFFSKKENPLGKKIRISDSYYTIVGIYDSPSSPVESKDQIYIPFTTFQKVYNQGDKIQYLSLSIPNEYDIVQFEKQLKTYLKQVKNIAPEDDQGLGGFNLGEMLGKIMKFVKGMQFLAIVVGAMTLFSGVIAISSILLITVSERTKEFGIRRALGAIPSQIRGQILLESVVLTLIAGLGGIVGAGLILMFLNEVIIPGNESIPIYNASIDLFTLFAALAIMVVMATFAGLIPAQRAIAIKPIDALRDE; encoded by the coding sequence ATGAATTGGAAATTATTATTTGATATAGATGCATGGACAGAGGTTTATGCTGCAATTAGAAAGAATAAATTACGTACCATTCTTACAATGATTGGTGTCGCATGGGGTATGTTTTTATTTGTACTTCTGCTTGGTTTAACTCGTGGGATGCAAAATGGATTTGATAGAAATCTTGCAGATGCTGCAACAAATTCACTTTTCGTTTGGGGCGGAACCACATCAATGCCGTTCAAAGGATTTCAGAAAGGTAGAATGATCGAATTAAAAATGAGTGATGTGAAACAAATTGAAGCACAATTTCCTCAAATTTCGTTAATTGCACCACGTAATATGATGCCTAATTCGGTTGTTGCTTTCGGAACAAAATATAATTTTTATAATATTAACGGAGATTATCCAGATCAAAACCGAATGTTTGGTAAGGATATTATAAAAGGTAGATTTATTGATGAAGATGATATAAAAAATGAGACCAAAGTTTGTGTTTTAGGAGTTGAAGTAATGGAGAATTTCTTTAGTAAAAAGGAAAATCCATTGGGTAAAAAAATTCGTATTTCAGATAGTTATTACACGATTGTCGGAATTTACGATTCACCTTCATCACCTGTTGAATCTAAAGATCAAATTTATATTCCGTTCACAACGTTTCAAAAAGTGTATAATCAAGGAGATAAAATACAATATTTATCCTTGAGTATCCCGAATGAATATGATATCGTTCAATTTGAAAAGCAATTAAAAACATATTTAAAACAAGTTAAAAATATTGCACCAGAAGACGATCAAGGATTAGGTGGATTTAACTTGGGTGAGATGTTAGGTAAAATCATGAAATTCGTAAAAGGAATGCAATTTCTTGCAATAGTAGTAGGTGCAATGACGTTGTTTTCTGGTGTTATTGCCATTTCAAGTATTTTATTAATTACGGTTTCAGAGCGAACAAAAGAATTTGGTATTAGAAGGGCGTTAGGAGCTATTCCGTCACAAATTCGTGGTCAAATTTTATTAGAATCAGTAGTTTTAACTTTAATTGCAGGCTTAGGTGGTATTGTTGGAGCAGGATTAATTTTAATGTTTTTAAATGAAGTCATTATTCCAGGAAACGAAAGTATTCCAATTTACAATGCTTCCATAGATTTATTTACCTTATTTGCAGCTTTAGCAATTATGGTAGTTATGGCAACTTTTGCAGGGTTAATTCCTGCCCAACGTGCAATTGCAATCAAACCAATTGATGCGTTAAGAGATGAATAA